DNA from Alnus glutinosa chromosome 2, dhAlnGlut1.1, whole genome shotgun sequence:
atattttcaaaaaatgaaaagtaacataaaaaaaaaaaaaaaaaaaaaaagcatttttaaaaaaacattattttaaatgttaaactgcaattttactaaacacttttgtatttttttttttatattttcaaattataatttttttaaaaataactccCAAACAatacattaattatttaaaataaataaataaataaatcacatgttttaaaagTATTACTTTCTAAATCACACGTTTTAGAAACCGAAAAAATATAATCCCGAGAGGAAGTGGTAGCCACTAGCCATTGAGTTTATCTCGCCATTTGATTGCTTCATCCAGCATAATGATGCGCAAAGCTGGTCAGCTAATTCTACGTGGCCTTTGCATATTAAAAGAAATGGCCTTCATTATGTCttccatattttaattgttcttttattttctactttAACTATCAATTTGGTATGCGAGGGTTGaatggccttttttttttttttttttttacagtggCTTTTGAATGCATTCATGTgcaatatttttgttcttttttatttgggttCTATTGTAAggcatttttatttcattagatgaccaacttttttttataaaaacgtaattaattaaattgatgcGCACTTAGCccttatctttttttcttttttgattcaCACTTAACCCTTATCGATGACGACTTATTTGCACTCAAACCTCCTATGAACTAACACTTCATTTGCACTGAGGCATTTTTGTCGTTTCAGGTAATGGAGGGACTCTTTTGTATGCATTCATGTGCAATGTTTTTGtgcctttctctttctttttcttttcccccctCTTGTAAGgcattttaatttcattatatGACCAACTTGTTAAATCGTGTAatgaattaaatttattatttttgttacttTAAATACGTGACATCGACACAATAATTTGTTGCGATATTACAACAAATAATACTCAATTCAATCATTGTCTTACTAATTGAAAATAGTATAATCCCACGTATAAAATGATTATAATTTTTACTGTAACTTTTTACAAATTCATGTGACGGTctacattttataaaaatgaatatCATGTAAACTGTTACGTTAGTTTGTAAACATAgtaaatatcatataaattgtcaTAACAAATAACATTTTAATAGCTAACGTGATAAATATCAGGTTGGTTTGTAAGAAACTTTTGATAAAGACTATAATACCCTTTTTGTAAAATACCCTTAGCAACACGCAAGGGGATAGATATCTTGCATTTGGGGGCATGCTTTCCTTTTCATCTGAAATTCCTCCCCCATTTCATTGGGGTGACGTGGCATTACCCCTTTTTTCTTCTGTCCTCTCatggtttatttcttttttttttactcctgGGCTTCTATCCTCTTCTCATCACCATCAAACTCCATTGCTTTTGAATatcaattattcaaaaaaagaaaagaaaaaaagaatatcaaTTATTCATATATTAATGACTTGAATGTTGGTTAAATTAAAGGCTTGGACCCTTGGTGGTATTTATCTTTCCTTTCTACCATCATGGTTGGTGATCAAGCGTGTCCATTTGAGACACGTGTAACTTACTCGGAGATTGGCTAGTcacaaaatgtttttaattcaatgatcagttatttaatttgttttttttaagtggtacatgacaaataaaaaaaacaaaaacaaaaagaagcggttaaatccaaaacaatgaaagagtttttattaaaatacattttttgattaaaaagtgACTGAATTAGTATTTATAACTCCCATGCCAATTTTTTTCCCCCCCATATTTTGTAGAAACTACGTACAGCAAAACTCCTAACAATGTAAAGAACTTGAAAATGCTTCTAAATAACATCAAATATAGAGGGACAGGAGACATAAGCGCCTAAACTAATATTCTAATCCAGCGAAACGAGAGTCGAACATCGAAACACACTAAAGAAGTTCTTGGTAACCAAAATCTTCAGAACTCGATAACACAGTGAACAAAATGCCTCAAGTGGAGATAAGCTAGGCATGAATAGGACTAAACTAGCAATGTGAGAACCCTTGGTGAAAAATCCTTGTTGATGAGCAAAAAATGAAGCAATGAGAAACACATAATCCTATGTCAATATTGCTTTAGTCGTGGCAATTTACTTGGGCATGACCACAGACTCCATAGTAGCCTCCTACTCACTAAGGCAAAATTATATAGCTGCTATTTTAACgttctttttgtttattatttatttatttttggcaaTCTTACAATCGCAATTCATATATATTTAGAAGATAAATGACTTATTATTCAACAAGCAGAGACTAAACCAACTttcaaataatagaaaaagtCAAAAAGGTTAGGATTACAtaaatacttttcatatttgCAGAGCAATAACGTATCATCTCCTATATGGCTTCAAATGATAATTCTGGAACTCTGAAGCAAATGTTATCGACTCTTCATCAAGTTTCTTCTTTAATCTTCTCCAAGTTCTCAGCATATCAGATTGTATTAGGCCCCTGTAAAGCGTCTCAAAAGTTACCTTCTGTGGGAGAAAGCCCCTCTCTATCATCTCCACAAAAAACTGGCACGCCTCTCTCCACTTTTGTTTCTCACATAACCCATGAATCAACATTGTATATGAATCCAAATCTGGTCCTTCCCCACACTCTCTCATATCATCCCATAACTCCTTCACAATCTCCATACGATTCAACTTCAAAAACATCCCCACCAATATATTATACGTGTGAATACTAGGCATACACAAACACTCCCCCTTCATTTTCCTATACAACTTTAAAGCACTATCCACATCTTTTCTTCCCCTATACTCCTTAAAGAAACAATTATAAGTTGCGGCACATAGACTAACCCCAGTCCTCACCATCTCCTCAAGCAACTTCTCTGCATCCTCAAGCCTCCCACATGAACAAAGGCACTTAACCACCGAAGTATATGTTGCCACACTCGGGGAGATCCCTTTCTCCCTCATCAACCTCAACTTATCAAGCGACAACTCAGGCTTATGTGCTCTGCTATACACATGGAGCACGATCGAAAAACTAGTTACATCCGGCTCAATCCCTCTCTCCCTCATTTCATCGAACACCTTCTCCACGTTCCTTATCGTCCTCTCGAACCTACCCTCCGGATGCAAACTCGCCCTCCTACAAATCCCATTCAACAAAACATTATACGTAACCACATTCGGCTCAATCCCTCTCCCCACCATGTCGTTCAAAAACTTCTCCGCCATGTCAATCCTACCAATCTTGCACCACCCATATATCAAAATGGTATACATTTTCGTATCCGGCAAAAACCcatgtttctttttgttaaaaacctCGGTTGCAACCTTAACAAACCCATACTTGCAAAGGGTGTCCAACAGATAACAAAAATCATCATTGTTTGTCTTGATTTGACTAAAACCTTCAATGTCATCGAAAGCACGAATGGCTTGGCGTGTAAGACCAGCGGTGATTAGTCTACGGATCAAGATCAAGAACGTGGCGGGTGTGGGGAAGAGGTTGCGTTGGTCCATTTCGATAATGAGCTGCCAAGCGAGATCGAACTGGCGGACTTTGGCAACGAGGTCGATGAGGATGTGGTAGGAGGTGGGGGTGAGAGGAGAGGAAGGGAGGGACTTGGAGTAGTTGAAAAGGGCGAGGGCGATTTTGGAAGAGTGTTTGAGGCGGAGGAGGGTTTGGTGGAGGAGGTGAGGGGTGAGAGTGACGCCGTGGAGCTGGAGAGAGGCCTCCATGGCGTGGAAGGGGTTGTGGTGGTGGAGGAGGATCTTCGAGATGGACTCGGCCTCGTTTGAGGGCTCA
Protein-coding regions in this window:
- the LOC133859970 gene encoding pentatricopeptide repeat-containing protein At2g13420, mitochondrial-like, producing the protein MALRIIQTRFLSLRIRPFSSLNLPTLEPSNEAESISKILLHHHNPFHAMEASLQLHGVTLTPHLLHQTLLRLKHSSKIALALFNYSKSLPSSPLTPTSYHILIDLVAKVRQFDLAWQLIIEMDQRNLFPTPATFLILIRRLITAGLTRQAIRAFDDIEGFSQIKTNNDDFCYLLDTLCKYGFVKVATEVFNKKKHGFLPDTKMYTILIYGWCKIGRIDMAEKFLNDMVGRGIEPNVVTYNVLLNGICRRASLHPEGRFERTIRNVEKVFDEMRERGIEPDVTSFSIVLHVYSRAHKPELSLDKLRLMREKGISPSVATYTSVVKCLCSCGRLEDAEKLLEEMVRTGVSLCAATYNCFFKEYRGRKDVDSALKLYRKMKGECLCMPSIHTYNILVGMFLKLNRMEIVKELWDDMRECGEGPDLDSYTMLIHGLCEKQKWREACQFFVEMIERGFLPQKVTFETLYRGLIQSDMLRTWRRLKKKLDEESITFASEFQNYHLKPYRR